From the Solanum pennellii chromosome 4, SPENNV200 genome, one window contains:
- the LOC107017294 gene encoding aldehyde oxidase GLOX-like: protein MAIKTSLVLWQLHLLLLLSCHDLNLANAAGGKWDLLISNIGISAMHMQLLNNDRVIIYDRTDFGASNISLPNGKCRNNPKELALKIDCTAHSVEYDVSTNSIRPLMVQTNVWCSSGSATSDGSLVQTGGFNDGKLMVRTFNPCNTCDWQEMGDGLGQSRWYSTNHILPDGSQIIIGGRDAFNYEFFPKTASTSNVFNLPFLRQTNVPREENNLYPFVFLNVDGNLFIFTNDRAILLDYTTNTIVKTYPQIPGGDPRNYPSTGSAVLLPLKNLRSQKVQAEVLVCGGAPKGSYLRATKGDFVGALNTCGRITITDPNPQWTMETMPLPRTMGDMVILPNGDVLIVNGAATGTAGWQIARNPVFSPVIYRPDNPSDSRFEVQTPNAIPRMYHSTAVLLRDGRVLVGGSNPNELYNFTGVVFPTDLSLEAFSPSYLDVEFANLRPQIISPDSHLKFTYGQRVDIRFTALGLLNRDLIKVTMVAPGFNTHSNTMNQRMLVLPRGLVRQVGRFVYEVSCVFPKSGSLAPPGYYLLFVVHQDIPSEAIWVRVN from the coding sequence ATGGCCATTAAAACAAGTCTTGTTCTTTGGCAGCTACATTTGCTTTTATTACTATCATGTCATGACTTGAACTTGGCTAATGCTGCAGGTGGCAAATGGGATTTACTTATATCCAACATTGGCATTTCCGCCATGCACATGCAACTCCTCAACAACGATAGAGTCATCATTTACGATCGTACTGACTTTGGTGCATCCAACATCTCATTACCTAATGGCAAGTGTCGTAACAATCCTAAAGAACTCGCCTTGAAAATCGATTGCACTGCCCACTCTGTTGAATATGATGTGTCCACTAATTCAATACGTCCCCTCATGGTCCAGACCAACGTGTGGTGCTCCTCGGGCTCTGCCACCTCGGATGGTTCGTTGGTCCAAACCGGTGGATTCAATGATGGTAAACTCATGGTGAGAACTTTTAACCCATGCAACACTTGTGATTGGCAAGAAATGGGAGATGGACTAGGTCAAAGTCGATGGTATTCCACCAATCATATTCTTCCTGACGGAAGCCAAATTATAATAGGAGGCCGTGATGCTTTTAACTACGAGTTTTTTCCCAAAACTGCGTCAACAAGCAACGTATTTAATTTACCTTTCCTTCGACAAACTAATGTTCCTAGAGAGGAAAACAATTTATACCCATTTGTTTTTCTCAACGTCGATGGGAATTTATTCATTTTCACCAATGATCGAGCTATATTGCTCGATTACACAACAAATACAATAGTGAAAACATATCCACAAATACCAGGCGGTGACCCGAGAAATTATCCAAGTACAGGTTCTGCAGTTCTTCTTCCTTTAAAGAACTTGCGTTCACAAAAGGTTCAAGCTGAGGTTTTGGTGTGTGGTGGAGCACCAAAAGGCTCATACCTTAGAGCAACAAAAGGGGATTTTGTCGGTGCATTAAATACTTGTGGGCGGATTACAATTACCGACCCGAATCCACAATGGACCATGGAGACCATGCCACTACCTCGAACAATGGGTGACATGGTAATTCTACCAAACGGTGACGTTTTGATTGTTAATGGAGCCGCGACGGGTACAGCTGGATGGCAAATTGCAAGGAACCCGGTTTTTAGTCCGGTGATTTACCGACCCGATAACCCATCTGATTCTAGATTCGAGGTACAAACCCCGAATGCCATACCTAGAATGTACCACTCAACAGCAGTTCTACTCCGAGACGGTAGGGTTCTTGTTGGTGGTAGTAATCCAAATGAGCTTTACAATTTCACAGGAGTAGTTTTTCCAACGGACTTAAGCTTAGAGGCATTTTCACCGTCCTATCTGGATGTGGAATTTGCTAATCTACGACCACAAATTATTTCTCCTGATTCACATCTCAAATTCACGTATGGACAACGTGTTGACATTCGATTTACTGCTTTAGGGTTATTAAATCGAGATTTGATCAAAGTGACTATGGTTGCACCGGGTTTCAATACACATTCGAATACGATGAATCAAAGAATGCTTGTACTTCCGAGAGGACTTGTACGACAAGTGGGAAGATTTGTGTATGAAGTGAGTTGTGTATTTCCGAAATCGGGTTCATTAGCACCACCGGGTTACTATCTTTTATTTGTGGTTCATCAGGACATACCAAGTGAGGCAATTTGGGTCAGGGTTAATTAA
- the LOC107017355 gene encoding aldehyde oxidase GLOX1-like gives MTTRIKVFPFLVLIGQLLLLLPRHRNSAYAAAGGKWDLLMSNIGISSMHMQLLNNDRVIMYDRTDFGASNISLPNGKCRNNTNDLALKIDCTAHSVEYDVSTNSIRPLMVQTDVWCSSGSATSDGTLVQTGGFNDGEKVVRVSKPCNGNKSTCDWREIENALMQSRWYATNHVLPDGRQIIIGGREAFNYEFYPKTLTTNNIFNLTFLQQTNDPREENNLYPFVFLNVDGNLFIFANNRAILFDYTRDMIVKTYPQIPGGDPRNYPSTGSAVLLPLKNLEAQIIQAEVLVCGGTKNGSFLRAQRGKFLGALNTCGRIRITDPNPQWVMETMPLARIMSDMVILPNGNVLIINGAAAGTAGWELGRSPVLSPVIYRPDNPVNSRFEAQNPSTIPRMYHSTTILLRDGRVLVGGSNPHGLYNFTGVLYPTELSLEAFSPSYLDSDSVNLRPQIISPASRRKVKYGGQVNIRFIVPGPINRNLVKVTMVAPGFNTHSFTMNQRILVLSSGNVTQVGTSTYKINSIFPNSSKLAPPGYYMLFVVHQDIPSEGIWIRI, from the coding sequence ATGACTACTAGAATAAAAGTTTTTCCTTTCTTGGTTCTAATTGGTCAGCTACTCCTGCTACTGCCACGTCACCGGAACTCGGCTTACGCCGCCGCCGGTGGCAAGTGGGACCTACTCATGTCTAACATCGGAATTTCCTCCATGCACATGCAACTTCTCAACAACGATAGAGTCATCATGTACGATCGTACTGACTTTGGTGCATCTAACATTTCCTTACCTAACGGTAAATGTCGTAACAACACTAATGACCTCGCGTTGAAAATCGATTGCACTGCTCACTCTGTTGAGTACGATGTGTCCACCAACTCGATACGTCCCCTCATGGTCCAGACCGACGTGTGGTGCTCCTCCGGCTCCGCCACCTCGGACGGTACTTTGGTTCAGACCGGTGGATTCAACGATGGTGAAAAGGTTGTAAGAGTTTCAAAACCATGTAATGGAAACAAAAGTACGTGTGATTGGAGAGAAATTGAAAATGCTTTGATGCAAAGTCGATGGTACGCGACCAATCATGTGTTGCCAGATGGCAGACAAATTATAATAGGAGGTCGTGAAGCTTTTAACTATGAGTTTTATCCTAAAACTCTAAcgacaaataatatatttaatcttACGTTTCTTCAACAAACTAATGATCCTAGAGAGGAAAACAATCTTTacccttttgtttttcttaatgtcgatggaaatttatttattttcgcGAATAATCGAGCTATATTATTCGATTACACGAGGGATATGATAGTGAAAACGTATCCACAAATACCAGGTGGTGATCCGAGAAATTATCCAAGTACAGGTTCTGCGGTTCTTCTTCCTTTAAAGAATTTGGAGGCACAAATAATTCAAGCTGAGGTTTTGGTGTGTGGTGGAACAAAAAATGGTTCATTTCTTAGGGCACAAAGAGGTAAATTTTTGGGTGCGTTAAATACTTGTGGGCGGATTAGAATTACCGACCCGAATCCACAATGGGTCATGGAGACAATGCCACTAGCTCGAATAATGAGTGATATGGTAATTTTACCTAATGGAAATGTTTTGATCATTAACGGAGCGGCGGCGGGTACGGCTGGATGGGAACTTGGTCGGAGCCCCGTTTTGAGTCCGGTGATTTATCGTCCTGATAATCCAGTCAATTCAAGATTTGAGGCACAAAATCCGAGTACTATACCAAGAATGTACCATTCAACAACAATTTTACTTCGAGATGGTAGAGTTTTAGTTGGTGGTAGTAATCCACATGGGCTTTACAACTTCACAGGAGTTCTTTACCCAACAGAGTTGAGTTTAGAGGCATTTTCACCATCGTATTTAGATTCAGACTCTGTAAATTTGCGTCCACAAATCATTTCACCCGCTTCGAGACGTAAAGTCAAGTACGGTGGACAGGTCAATATTCGATTTATCGTACCTGGCCCAATAAATAGGAATTTGGTCAAAGTGACAATGGTTGCACCAGGATTTAATACACATTCATTTACTATGAATCAAAGAATACTTGTGCTTTCGAGTGGAAACGTAACACAAGTTGGAACATCAACttataaaatcaattcaatttttCCAAATTCAAGTAAATTAGCACCACCTGGTTACTATATGTTATTTGTGGTTCATCAAGATATCCCAAGTGAAGGAATTTGGATCAGGATTTAG
- the LOC107015910 gene encoding histone H3.3 codes for MARTKQTARKSTGGKAPRKQLATKAARKSAPTTGGVKKPHRYRPGTVALREIRKYQKSTELLIRKLPFQRLVREIAQDFKTDLRFQSHAVLALQEAAEAYLVGLFEDTNLCAIHAKRVTIMPKDIQLARRIRGERA; via the exons ATGGCTCGTACTAAGCAGACAGCTCGTAAATCAACCGGTGGAAAGGCTCCAAGGAAGCAACTTGCTACAAAG GCTGCAAGGAAGTCAGCCCCTACCACAGGAGGAGTGAAGAAGCCTCATCGTTACCGACCTGGAACTGTTGCTCTCCG TGAAATCCGAAAATATCAAAAGAGCACTGAGCTTCTCATCCGGAAGTTGCCATTCCAAAGGCTTGTCCGTGAAATTGCTCAGGATTTTAAG ACAGATCTGAGGTTTCAAAGTCATGCTGTGCTTGCACTCCAAGAAGCCGCTGAAGCGTATTTAGTTGGTCTCTTTGAGGACACCAACTTGTGTGCCATCCATGCTAAGAGAGTCACCATAATGCCCAAGGATATTCAACTTGCAAGACGTATTCGTGGAGAACGAGCTTAA
- the LOC107016187 gene encoding uncharacterized protein LOC107016187 has product MEGYVWAIAAGFNAALAAISAKFFTSQLIKYGCVILFNVTMWGCYVNSLKALSSLQATVTNFATNFLSSGLAGFLLFREPLPIQWFAGASLIVLGVIVLSKSSIEKKTHTS; this is encoded by the exons ATGGAGGGCTATGTGTGGGCAATAGCCGCTGGGTTCAACGCAGCTCTTGCAGCCATCTCTGCCAAATTCTTCACCTCCCAG CTCATCAAATATGGTTGTGTCATATTATTCAATGTCACAATGTGGGGATGCTATGTCAATAGCCTTAAAGCTCTATCATCTCTACAAGCTACTGTGACTAACTTTGCAACCAACTTTTTATCATCTGGATTGGCTGGATTTTTGCTTTTTCGGGAGCCACTACCAATCCAG TGGTTTGCAGGCGCCTCCCTTATCGTGCTTGGAGTTATTGTTTTGAGCAAGTCAAGCATAGAGAAGAAAACTCATACAAGTTAG
- the LOC107018037 gene encoding protein BASIC PENTACYSTEINE6: protein MDDSGNRDNGRHKPPQGQWLMQHQPSMKQIMAIMAERDAAIQERNLALSEKKAALAERDMAILQRDSAIAERNNAIMERDNAFATLQYRETSMTAGQIVRGVKHMHHPQQHVHHQPHMGEPTYNPREMHMVEAIPVSQPAPVPAKPRRNKRAKEPKAATGSKKTPKASKKVKRETEDLNQTTYGKSPEWKGAQEMVGASDDLNRQLSVAKPDWKDQDLGLNQVAFDETTMPVPVCSCTGVLRPCYKWGNGGWQSSCCTTNLSMYPLPAVPNKRHARIGGRKMSGSAFTKLLSRLAAEGHDLSNPVDLKNNWAKHGTNRYITIK from the exons ATGGATGACAGCGGGAATCGCGATAATGGAAGGCATAAACCGCCTCAGGGTCAG TGGTTGATGCAGCATCAGCCATCAATGAAGCAGATAATGGCCATCATGGCAGAAAGAGATGCTGCCATACAAGAGAGGAATCTGGCCCTTTCTGAAAAAAAGGCTGCCTTGGCAGAGCGTGACATGGCTATCCTTCAGCGGGATTCAGCAATAGCAGAACGAAATAATGCCATCATGGAGCGGGATAATGCCTTTGCTACACTTCAGTATCGTGAAACCTCTATGACTGCTGGTCAGATTGTCCGTGGAGTGAAACATATGCACCATCCTCAGCAACATGTACATCACCAGCCACATATGGGAGAACCAACATATAACCCCAGAGAAATGCACATGGTTGAAGCCATACCAGTTTCCCAACCTGCTCCGGTGCCAGCAAAGCCCCGTCGAAACAAAAGAGCTAAGGAGCCAAAGGCAGCAACAGGTTCCAAGAAGACTCCAAAAGCATCAAAGAAAGTAAAAAGGGAAACTGAAGATCTTAACCAAACAACCTATGGCAAGTCTCCAGAGTGGAAGGGTGCACAAGAGATGGTTGGGGCAAGCGATGACCTTAACAGACAGTTATCTGTGGCAAAACCCGACTGGAAGGATCAGGACCTCGGGCTCAATCAAGTTGCTTTCGATGAAACAACCATGCCAGTCCCAGTCTGTTCCTGCACCGGAGTCTTGAGACCTTGCTACAAATGGGGAAATGGAGGTTGGCAATCTTCATGTTGCACAACCAATTTGTCGATGTATCCTCTACCAGCTGTTCCCAACAAACGACATGCTCGAATTGGTGGTAGAAAAATGAGTGGAAGTGCATTCACCAAGCTGCTTAGTCGTCTGGCAGCCGAAGGCCATGATCTATCAAATCCAGTTGATCTTAAGAACAACTGGGCAAAGCATGGGACGAATCGCTACATCACCATCAAATAA